One Desulfobulbus propionicus DSM 2032 DNA segment encodes these proteins:
- the coaD gene encoding pantetheine-phosphate adenylyltransferase — MNEACTPPHDRERSGAFRTAVYPGTFDPITNGHIDIIERGLHLFDRIIVTVAVNVQKTPLFTLEERCAMIRECFKHAGTQVEVGFTDGLIVDYALRHNARTIIRGLRAISDFDYEFQLALMNRRLERSVETVFLMTGFRWIYISSSGIKNAARCHGNVSGLVPEHVERALQEKFAR, encoded by the coding sequence ATGAATGAAGCCTGCACCCCACCCCATGACCGCGAACGGAGCGGAGCATTCCGCACAGCCGTCTATCCCGGAACCTTTGACCCGATCACCAACGGCCACATTGATATCATCGAGCGCGGCCTGCATCTCTTTGACCGGATCATCGTCACCGTGGCCGTCAACGTGCAAAAAACCCCGCTGTTCACCCTCGAAGAGCGCTGCGCCATGATCCGCGAATGCTTCAAGCACGCCGGGACCCAGGTGGAGGTCGGCTTCACCGACGGCCTGATCGTCGATTACGCCTTGCGCCACAACGCCCGCACCATCATCCGCGGCCTGCGGGCCATCTCTGACTTTGACTACGAATTTCAGCTGGCGCTGATGAACCGGCGGCTGGAGCGCTCGGTGGAAACGGTCTTTCTCATGACCGGATTCCGCTGGATTTACATCAGCTCCAGCGGCATCAAGAACGCGGCCCGCTGCCATGGCAACGTCAGCGGATTGGTACCCGAGCATGTCGAACGGGCCCTGCAGGAAAAATTTGCCCGATGA
- a CDS encoding glycosyltransferase family 4 protein, which produces MRVAIVHYHLQNGGVTRIICHLQKALGDRGLKTVALTGKPPAVQVHGPWRVVPGLQYEADRPAITAVELAAQMRAEASAALGGPPDLWHVHNHSLGKSLVLPVALRQLAEEGEHLLLQIHDFAEDGRPANYQAMRARMAASRGTSLSRLLYPQAGHLHYAVLNSRDYRYLRDAGLDAEHLHSLPNPVELGQIDEDKPTRAELPSLWLYPTRAIRRKNLGEFLLWSILAPEDALFAVTSGPENPLEQPRYQRWKRVATELALPVHFEMVRPDRYSFVELLRLADVAVTTSVAEGFGMAFLEPWTVNTPVCGRDLPEITTGFALEGLVQPWGYRRLEVPMDWLGRERVVQAAADGLQRNWAAYGRCPSGGDLQRVLEAWILEDRVDFGRLDEPLQEAVLRRLVRSRAQAALLDPASLPATDALRLPLARNRHVLQSRYTLGRYGEAVEAVYRQVADSTVTPLDNLDGEVLLDHFLAPERLALLRVD; this is translated from the coding sequence ATGCGGGTGGCCATTGTTCATTATCATCTGCAGAACGGCGGCGTGACCCGGATCATCTGCCACCTGCAAAAGGCCCTGGGCGACCGTGGCCTGAAAACCGTGGCGCTCACCGGCAAGCCGCCGGCCGTGCAGGTCCATGGTCCCTGGCGGGTTGTTCCCGGATTGCAGTACGAGGCGGATCGGCCGGCGATCACCGCCGTGGAGCTGGCCGCCCAGATGCGGGCGGAGGCAAGCGCGGCCCTGGGCGGCCCGCCCGATCTGTGGCATGTGCATAATCACAGTCTGGGCAAGAGCCTGGTCTTGCCCGTGGCTTTGCGCCAACTGGCCGAAGAGGGTGAGCACCTGCTCCTGCAGATCCATGATTTCGCCGAGGACGGCCGCCCGGCCAACTATCAAGCCATGCGCGCCAGGATGGCGGCAAGCCGGGGAACATCCCTGTCCCGTTTGCTCTACCCCCAGGCGGGGCATCTGCATTATGCGGTGCTCAACAGCCGCGATTACCGCTACCTGCGTGATGCCGGCCTTGATGCCGAACATCTCCACTCCCTGCCCAACCCGGTGGAGCTCGGTCAGATTGACGAGGACAAGCCCACTCGCGCCGAGTTGCCTTCCCTGTGGCTCTATCCCACCCGCGCCATCCGACGCAAGAATCTGGGGGAATTTCTCCTCTGGTCGATCCTGGCCCCCGAAGACGCCTTGTTTGCGGTGACCTCCGGACCGGAAAATCCGCTGGAACAACCGCGCTATCAGCGGTGGAAGCGGGTGGCCACGGAGTTGGCACTGCCGGTGCATTTCGAGATGGTACGGCCGGACCGATACAGTTTTGTCGAGCTGCTCCGGCTGGCCGATGTGGCGGTGACCACCAGCGTGGCCGAGGGATTCGGCATGGCCTTCCTCGAACCCTGGACCGTGAATACCCCGGTCTGCGGTCGCGATCTGCCGGAGATCACCACGGGTTTTGCCCTCGAAGGACTGGTGCAGCCGTGGGGCTACCGTCGGCTGGAAGTGCCTATGGACTGGCTGGGGAGGGAACGAGTGGTCCAGGCCGCCGCCGACGGATTGCAGCGCAATTGGGCGGCATACGGGCGCTGTCCCAGCGGCGGCGATCTCCAACGGGTGCTGGAGGCATGGATCCTGGAGGACCGGGTCGATTTCGGTCGGCTGGACGAACCCCTGCAGGAGGCTGTTCTCCGTCGTCTGGTGCGCTCCAGGGCCCAGGCCGCGTTACTCGATCCGGCAAGCCTTCCTGCGACCGACGCCCTGCGATTGCCGCTGGCAAGAAATCGGCATGTCCTCCAGTCCCGCTATACCCTCGGCCGCTACGGGGAAGCGGTGGAGGCGGTGTACCGCCAGGTGGCTGATTCCACCGTCACGCCGCTCGACAATCTTGATGGAGAGGTGCTGCTCGACCACTTTCTTGCCCCGGAACGGCTGGCCTTGTTGCGGGTCGATTGA
- a CDS encoding response regulator transcription factor, giving the protein MLAAFFSTQGAKVVTAEDGREAMARIEAARPDVLLLDVVMPYRDGLSILAELRSVDVELPVILLTERNGEDDKVTGLDHGADDYLTKPFSPRELLARVRALLRRSKRSGASGGQHLIVGQVRIDPAAREVRLPDASLLPLTKTEFDLLYHLASRPGAVVTHGELLQEVLGYDPHVETKSLVMHIANIRRKIDRTCPQALSIKSVAGVGYKLIPGEAR; this is encoded by the coding sequence ATGCTCGCCGCCTTTTTCTCCACCCAGGGGGCCAAGGTGGTGACCGCGGAGGACGGCCGCGAGGCCATGGCCCGAATCGAGGCGGCCCGGCCCGACGTGCTGTTGCTCGACGTGGTCATGCCCTACCGCGATGGCTTGTCCATTCTCGCGGAGCTGCGCTCGGTGGATGTCGAGCTGCCGGTCATCCTTCTCACCGAACGAAACGGCGAGGACGACAAGGTCACCGGCCTGGATCACGGAGCTGACGATTATCTCACCAAACCCTTCAGCCCCCGTGAACTGCTCGCCAGGGTGCGGGCGCTGTTGAGGCGGAGCAAACGGTCCGGGGCCAGCGGCGGGCAGCACTTGATCGTCGGCCAGGTCCGCATCGATCCCGCCGCCCGGGAAGTCCGCCTGCCGGACGCCTCCCTCCTGCCCCTGACCAAGACCGAGTTCGATCTCCTCTACCACCTGGCATCCAGGCCGGGTGCGGTGGTCACCCACGGCGAGCTGCTCCAGGAGGTGCTGGGCTACGATCCCCACGTCGAAACCAAATCCCTGGTGATGCACATCGCCAACATCCGGCGCAAAATCGATCGAACCTGCCCCCAGGCCCTGAGCATCAAGTCCGTGGCCGGTGTCGGTTACAAACTCATTCCCGGAGAGGCCCGATAA
- a CDS encoding ubiquinol-cytochrome c reductase iron-sulfur subunit encodes MNGPLVERRTFIGRGMQWLAAVVSAAFLYPLLRFTGHRIPRKPRLVEVAAPLPLTGVYVDQDFLLLADPHKAEGAMAVSRICTHLGCRVNYQQDKQLIECPCHQSRFTLSGQRISGPAEKDLPVHEVTVNRDADGRVVSYVVTI; translated from the coding sequence ATGAACGGACCGCTCGTCGAACGCCGCACCTTCATCGGCCGCGGCATGCAGTGGCTGGCGGCAGTGGTTTCCGCCGCGTTCCTCTATCCTCTGCTCCGTTTCACCGGCCACCGGATTCCGCGCAAGCCCCGTCTGGTCGAGGTGGCCGCACCTCTGCCGCTCACCGGCGTGTATGTGGACCAGGATTTTCTCCTCCTTGCCGATCCGCATAAGGCCGAAGGGGCCATGGCGGTCTCCCGCATCTGCACCCATCTTGGCTGCCGGGTCAATTACCAGCAGGACAAACAGCTCATCGAATGCCCCTGTCATCAAAGCCGTTTTACCCTGAGCGGCCAACGGATCAGCGGTCCCGCGGAAAAGGATCTGCCTGTCCATGAGGTCACCGTGAACAGGGACGCCGACGGCCGGGTGGTCAGCTACGTGGTCACGATCTGA
- the pssA gene encoding CDP-diacylglycerol--serine O-phosphatidyltransferase: MTNPRRFAALFPLALTMESTQPTNRLYIVPCMLTICSLFSGFYSIVSSINGHFFAAAVAIMVAAVFDGLDGRVARMTGSTSTFGMELDSLCDMVAFGVAPGVLAYLWALTPYGRYGWLAAFLYVAATALRLARFNSQSVTNAGHHDFTGLPCPAAAGMIATSVMFSTHVFKTTDTVQNILLLLLVYLLSYLMVSTHRYLSFKHMDIPKEKRFQLFIGLILLLILLASEPPITLFIASLLYIFSGIFMAIRARLRRKKPEAVPQEKLPL, encoded by the coding sequence GTGACTAATCCGCGCCGCTTTGCGGCGCTTTTTCCCCTCGCACTGACCATGGAAAGCACTCAGCCCACCAACCGTTTGTACATCGTTCCCTGCATGCTGACCATCTGCAGTCTGTTCAGCGGCTTTTACTCGATCGTTTCCTCGATCAACGGCCATTTCTTTGCCGCCGCCGTGGCCATCATGGTGGCCGCTGTCTTTGACGGCTTGGACGGCAGGGTGGCGCGTATGACCGGGTCCACCTCCACCTTCGGCATGGAACTGGATTCGTTGTGCGACATGGTGGCCTTTGGCGTGGCCCCCGGCGTGCTCGCCTATCTCTGGGCCCTCACCCCCTACGGCCGCTACGGCTGGCTGGCGGCCTTTCTCTACGTCGCCGCCACCGCCCTGCGCCTGGCCCGCTTCAACTCGCAAAGCGTGACCAACGCGGGCCACCATGACTTCACCGGCCTGCCCTGCCCGGCAGCGGCGGGGATGATTGCCACCTCGGTGATGTTCAGCACCCATGTGTTCAAAACCACGGACACGGTGCAGAACATCCTGTTGCTGTTGTTGGTGTATCTGCTCTCCTACCTGATGGTTTCCACCCACCGGTACCTGAGCTTCAAACACATGGACATTCCCAAGGAGAAACGGTTTCAGCTGTTCATCGGCCTGATCCTGCTGCTCATTCTCCTGGCCAGCGAACCGCCCATCACCCTGTTCATCGCCTCGCTGCTTTACATCTTTTCCGGTATTTTCATGGCGATCAGGGCGCGCCTGCGGCGTAAAAAACCGGAAGCGGTCCCCCAGGAAAAGCTACCGCTGTAA
- a CDS encoding cytochrome b N-terminal domain-containing protein: MALRARDGWPNPLRWLLSHPWGGGSLISLFLSVVSGIVVALQYDPTEPFYSTTTIELVVPYGSFWRALHYFSSQAFFLLLLAHVVVVLWKNEADYRRGAWVRLCATLPCGLLLLFTGYVLRGDATGEAAGAIAEHICLSVPLIGPALNDVLFDLAESGLRKVYAHHVIGLVVLGGMAAWPHLRRYTARWRNHLPLVALTVLISVAVAAPIEPNRFGLLFIAGPWFFLGLQELLRYWPPFVAGVLAPLLPLALLLWLPKARRSRTLALLAIGLWLAFYIGLTVLCLQRI, from the coding sequence ATGGCCCTGCGCGCGCGTGACGGCTGGCCCAATCCACTCCGCTGGCTCCTGAGCCATCCCTGGGGCGGCGGATCGCTGATAAGCCTCTTCCTCTCGGTCGTTTCCGGCATTGTCGTGGCCCTGCAATACGATCCGACCGAACCCTTCTATTCGACCACCACCATCGAGCTGGTGGTGCCCTATGGCTCCTTCTGGCGCGCTCTGCACTACTTTTCCAGCCAAGCCTTTTTCCTGCTGCTGCTGGCGCATGTGGTCGTGGTGCTGTGGAAAAACGAGGCCGACTATCGGCGGGGCGCCTGGGTGCGCCTCTGCGCCACCCTGCCCTGCGGGCTGTTGCTGCTGTTCACCGGCTACGTGCTCCGGGGAGACGCCACCGGCGAAGCGGCCGGCGCCATTGCCGAGCACATCTGTCTTTCGGTGCCGCTGATCGGGCCGGCGCTCAACGATGTCCTCTTTGACTTGGCCGAAAGCGGACTGCGCAAGGTCTACGCCCATCATGTCATCGGCCTGGTGGTGCTGGGCGGCATGGCTGCCTGGCCGCACCTGCGCCGCTATACCGCCCGCTGGCGCAATCACCTGCCCCTGGTGGCGCTGACCGTGCTGATTTCCGTGGCCGTGGCCGCACCAATTGAACCCAACCGGTTCGGCTTGCTGTTCATCGCCGGTCCCTGGTTTTTCCTCGGCCTGCAGGAGCTGTTGCGCTATTGGCCCCCCTTTGTCGCCGGCGTGCTGGCGCCGCTGCTGCCGCTGGCCCTGCTGTTGTGGCTGCCGAAAGCGCGCCGCTCCCGCACCCTGGCCCTGCTGGCCATCGGTCTGTGGCTGGCGTTCTACATTGGCCTAACCGTTTTGTGCCTCCAGCGGATTTGA
- a CDS encoding phosphatidylserine decarboxylase family protein — protein MQKTELPLAVEGFPFILFSGFATLILALLDLPLPALVGLLLTAFVTYFFRDPVRVLPEEAHAVICPADGKVIVVDEIDDDRFLHARVRKISIFMNVFNPHVNRFPLAGTVERVLLSPGRFYAADNDKATLHNEYCALTLTTPDQQRYTVVQIAGLIARRIVCRAEKGDQVSAGERFGMIRFGSRVDLYLPLSTRITVALGEKVRAGETVLGYLEPAHAEEPVA, from the coding sequence ATGCAGAAAACCGAACTTCCCCTGGCCGTTGAAGGGTTTCCCTTCATCCTGTTCAGCGGCTTTGCCACCCTGATCCTTGCCCTGCTCGACCTGCCCCTTCCAGCCCTTGTTGGCCTGCTGCTCACCGCCTTTGTCACCTACTTTTTCCGCGATCCCGTCAGGGTCCTGCCCGAGGAGGCACATGCCGTCATCTGCCCGGCGGACGGCAAGGTCATCGTGGTCGACGAGATCGACGACGACCGCTTTCTCCATGCCCGGGTGCGGAAAATTTCGATTTTCATGAATGTGTTCAACCCCCATGTCAACCGCTTTCCCCTGGCGGGCACCGTGGAAAGGGTGTTGTTGTCGCCCGGACGTTTTTATGCCGCCGACAACGACAAGGCGACCCTGCACAACGAATACTGCGCCCTGACCCTGACCACTCCAGACCAACAGCGCTACACGGTGGTGCAGATCGCCGGACTGATCGCGCGCCGCATTGTCTGCCGCGCGGAAAAGGGCGATCAGGTCAGCGCCGGCGAGCGCTTTGGCATGATCCGCTTCGGCTCGCGGGTCGATCTCTACCTGCCGCTCTCCACCCGCATAACAGTGGCGCTCGGTGAAAAGGTTCGAGCGGGCGAGACCGTGCTCGGCTACCTGGAACCGGCCCACGCGGAAGAACCTGTTGCCTAA
- a CDS encoding FecR domain-containing protein yields MSVFHPTRLSLPLVLLAVLLCLTLPCSAAETTKEEAMVPLHVAAGTNLIHIARDYCRDRSDWKTIARINQLSDPYLIIRDTRIQVPLSLLVIERLSATVASIHGQVHLSADGRDPVALRQGDTLLPGQTVRTGADGYTHLLLPNNTYTRIEPDSQLTLNYLLRLKDGNVKADFFLGRGNVIHWVQDKLRANESFQTRTPIAVTGIRGTEFRLKMAEITANTVETLRGRVEVSSSGRATTLGPGQGLRVEEGQPPQPPRPLPDPPDKPALEPLYRSLPVIIAAPPHAKAKAIRLRITADRQTQATLFDQSVAPGGRFTIGTLSDGALFASLTAIDQDNFESTVVGPLPFNLRTVPANPMIVSPKSGSTLWGTHGTIEWLDSDQVDHYDLQLARNPEFTDLIDRQQIKEARYTSPELQPGTYYFRVKAVAPDGFTTLYSIPVAWTLKPAPKMDGMEATANQRPTLQWPAMADGWAYDLQVASDKDFGQLVVDQQGLPTTSYTLEDMLAAGTYHVRIRGVENGQPVSPWTPPQTMTVKPKPLGWEELFFGAVTLGLILL; encoded by the coding sequence ATGTCCGTCTTCCATCCGACCCGTCTCTCCCTGCCGCTTGTCCTGCTGGCCGTCCTGCTCTGCCTGACTCTCCCCTGCTCGGCCGCGGAAACGACCAAAGAGGAGGCCATGGTGCCGCTGCATGTGGCCGCCGGCACCAACCTGATCCACATCGCCCGCGACTACTGCCGCGACCGCAGCGACTGGAAAACCATCGCCCGCATCAACCAACTGTCCGATCCCTACCTGATCATCCGCGACACGCGTATCCAGGTGCCGCTGTCACTGCTCGTTATCGAGCGGTTGAGCGCCACGGTGGCGTCAATCCATGGCCAGGTCCATCTGTCCGCCGACGGTCGCGATCCCGTTGCCCTGCGCCAGGGCGACACCCTGCTCCCCGGCCAGACGGTGCGCACCGGCGCGGACGGCTATACCCACCTGCTCCTGCCGAACAACACCTACACCCGCATCGAGCCGGATTCCCAGCTGACCCTCAACTATCTGTTGCGCCTCAAGGACGGCAACGTCAAGGCCGACTTCTTCCTCGGCCGGGGCAACGTCATCCACTGGGTCCAGGACAAGCTGCGCGCCAACGAGAGTTTCCAAACCCGGACCCCGATCGCGGTCACCGGCATTCGCGGCACCGAATTTCGCCTGAAGATGGCCGAAATCACGGCCAATACCGTCGAAACCCTGCGCGGCCGGGTCGAGGTCAGCAGCTCGGGCCGCGCAACCACTCTCGGTCCCGGCCAAGGCCTGCGGGTGGAGGAAGGCCAGCCGCCGCAACCGCCCCGGCCCCTGCCCGATCCACCGGACAAACCGGCCCTGGAGCCGCTCTACCGCAGCCTGCCGGTGATCATCGCCGCCCCGCCCCATGCGAAGGCCAAGGCCATCCGCCTGCGGATCACCGCCGATCGGCAGACCCAGGCCACCCTCTTTGACCAGAGTGTCGCGCCGGGCGGCCGCTTCACCATCGGCACCCTGAGCGACGGCGCCTTGTTCGCCTCTCTGACCGCCATCGACCAGGACAATTTCGAAAGCACGGTGGTGGGCCCGCTGCCGTTCAACCTGCGCACCGTGCCGGCCAATCCGATGATCGTTTCCCCCAAGTCCGGCTCCACCCTCTGGGGCACCCACGGCACGATCGAATGGCTCGATTCGGACCAGGTCGATCACTACGATCTCCAGCTGGCGAGGAACCCGGAGTTCACCGACCTCATCGACCGCCAGCAGATCAAGGAGGCCCGTTACACCAGCCCCGAGCTGCAACCGGGCACCTACTATTTCCGGGTCAAGGCCGTGGCCCCGGACGGCTTCACCACCCTGTACTCCATCCCGGTGGCCTGGACCTTGAAACCGGCACCCAAGATGGACGGCATGGAAGCCACCGCCAACCAAAGACCAACCCTACAATGGCCGGCGATGGCCGACGGCTGGGCGTACGACCTGCAGGTGGCCAGCGACAAGGACTTCGGCCAGCTGGTGGTCGATCAGCAGGGATTGCCGACCACCTCCTACACCCTGGAGGACATGCTTGCCGCAGGCACCTACCATGTGCGCATCCGTGGGGTGGAAAACGGTCAGCCGGTCAGTCCGTGGACGCCTCCGCAAACCATGACAGTCAAGCCCAAGCCCTTGGGCTGGGAAGAGCTGTTTTTCGGGGCGGTCACGCTTGGCCTCATCCTCCTGTGA
- the rsmD gene encoding 16S rRNA (guanine(966)-N(2))-methyltransferase RsmD has product MRITGGSARGRKLLTPRSDRIRPTCDRVREALFNILGSRIKGARVLDLFAGTGAIGTEALSRGAVFALFVDRSLEAGRLIEANLRACLSHPRAAFLQLDLAESTSLHLLPARMKQPVERFDLVFMDPPYQKNLAHRALTMVEPADILAAGGLVVVEEHHRVSLPETVGTLVLDDHRRYGETGLWLYQRHRDASHE; this is encoded by the coding sequence GTGCGCATCACCGGCGGCAGCGCCAGGGGGCGCAAACTCCTCACCCCCCGATCCGACCGTATCCGACCGACCTGCGACCGGGTTCGCGAGGCTCTGTTCAACATCCTCGGCTCGCGGATCAAGGGAGCCCGGGTTCTTGATCTCTTTGCCGGCACCGGCGCCATCGGCACCGAGGCCCTGAGCCGGGGGGCGGTGTTCGCCCTCTTTGTCGACCGGTCCCTGGAGGCAGGCCGTCTGATCGAAGCCAATCTCCGTGCCTGTCTTTCCCATCCCCGCGCAGCCTTTCTCCAGCTGGATCTGGCCGAATCCACTTCCCTGCATCTGCTGCCGGCCCGGATGAAGCAGCCCGTTGAACGCTTTGACCTGGTGTTCATGGACCCGCCCTACCAAAAAAATCTGGCCCACCGGGCACTGACAATGGTAGAACCAGCAGACATCCTGGCAGCCGGCGGTCTGGTGGTGGTGGAAGAGCACCACCGCGTTTCCCTGCCTGAAACCGTCGGCACCCTGGTTCTTGACGATCACCGCCGCTATGGAGAAACCGGTCTCTGGCTGTACCAGCGGCATAGAGACGCATCCCATGAATGA
- a CDS encoding glucosyl-3-phosphoglycerate synthase — MDRTDQWLATHTFHHEQFADVAALVRLKARQGVRLSLCFPTLNEAATIGMVVDRLRPLRDTVHLLDELAVIDSGSTDRTLELAAAAGADVYRAADILPHLGRYRGKGENLWKAVHQLKGDILLFIDADITNLRPRFVTGLVGPLLHRPDLGYVKAFYDRPAGGADDPWGEGGRVTEILIRPLLSLYFPALADCIQPLAGEYAARRSVLEQLPFPVGYGVELAHLIDVWTAHGLASLAQVDLERRDHRRRSNRELGRMAHALLQVVHRRLWQRGVLAASLECANGLHQFVRRQGHWQREVHRLAEHERPPLVRVAAYRRKRELAGAESVAAAEPATVVSEG, encoded by the coding sequence ATGGACAGAACCGATCAATGGCTGGCAACCCACACCTTTCATCACGAGCAGTTCGCCGATGTTGCCGCCCTGGTTCGGCTGAAGGCGCGGCAGGGGGTGCGGCTGTCGTTGTGCTTTCCCACCTTGAACGAGGCGGCAACCATCGGCATGGTGGTCGATCGGCTGCGGCCGTTGCGGGATACGGTTCACCTGCTCGATGAATTGGCGGTGATCGATTCCGGTTCAACGGACCGAACCCTGGAGCTGGCCGCCGCCGCGGGAGCGGATGTGTACCGTGCCGCCGATATCCTGCCGCACCTGGGCCGGTACCGGGGCAAAGGTGAAAACCTGTGGAAGGCGGTCCATCAGCTCAAGGGCGATATTCTGCTGTTCATCGATGCCGATATCACCAACCTTCGGCCGCGATTCGTCACCGGGCTGGTTGGGCCACTGCTGCACCGGCCCGATCTCGGCTATGTCAAGGCCTTCTACGATCGTCCTGCCGGCGGCGCCGATGACCCTTGGGGTGAGGGCGGCAGGGTGACGGAGATCCTGATCCGACCGCTGCTTTCCCTCTATTTCCCTGCACTGGCCGACTGCATCCAGCCGCTTGCCGGCGAGTACGCCGCCCGCCGATCGGTGCTCGAACAGTTACCCTTTCCGGTGGGGTATGGCGTTGAACTGGCCCATCTGATCGATGTCTGGACCGCACATGGCCTGGCCTCCCTGGCCCAGGTCGATCTGGAACGTCGCGACCACCGCCGCCGCAGCAACCGGGAATTGGGGCGCATGGCCCATGCCCTGCTCCAGGTCGTGCATCGGCGGCTGTGGCAGCGGGGCGTCCTGGCGGCGTCGTTGGAATGTGCCAACGGTTTGCACCAGTTTGTCCGTCGGCAGGGGCACTGGCAACGGGAGGTGCATCGGCTGGCGGAACATGAACGGCCGCCGCTGGTCCGGGTGGCTGCCTACCGCCGCAAGAGGGAGCTGGCCGGTGCCGAGTCCGTCGCAGCCGCTGAACCGGCGACCGTTGTCTCGGAGGGCTGA